One Pocillopora verrucosa isolate sample1 chromosome 10, ASM3666991v2, whole genome shotgun sequence genomic window carries:
- the LOC131799233 gene encoding TGF-beta receptor type-2-like, with protein MKPLWLAIDYCENGSLREYLLKKTLSWNEAIFLASGITNGVAFLQSESFPDGRAKVAVAHRDLKSTNILVRKDGTSVISDFGLALSLGGIEDGSEKMQVGTYRYMSPEELLTTVDLDSTETFKQMDVYSMALVLWEIVSRCAVADHSPGSYKLPFGEVVDSDATLSVMVEVVALKQCRPQFPCTSHEGLKMFCQTVQECWDPDPEARLTADCALMRLKELLTMAHAP; from the exons ATGAAACCACTTTGGTTAGCCATAGATTATTGCGAGAATGGTTCACTTCGAGAATACCTGCTGAAGAAAACACTGAGTTGGAATGAAGCAATCTTCTTGGCCAGCGGTATAACAAACGGAGTTGCCTTTCTTCAATCGGAAAGCTTTCCCGATGGTCGCGCGAAAGTTGCTGTCGCCCATCGGGATTTAAAAAGCACGAACATTTTGGTGAGGAAAGATGGAACCAGCGTTATCTCCGACTTTGGCTTGGCTTTGTCTCTGGGTGGTATCGAAGATGGAAGCGAAAAG ATGCAAGTTGGCACATACAGGTACATGTCCCCTGAGGAACTGTTAACCACGGTTGACCTGGACAGCACAGAAACCTTTAAACAAATGGATGTCTATTCTATGGCACTGGTGCTTTGGGAGATTGTTTCACGGTGCGCAGTTGCAG ATCATAGCCCAGGTTCCTATAAGCTACCGTTTGGGGAAGTGGTTGATTCCGATGCAACATTGAGTGTTATGGTTGAAGTTGTTGCCCTAAAGCAGTGCAGGCCACAATTTCCATGCACTAGCCACGAG GGATTAAAAATGTTCTGTCAGACAGTACAAGAATGTTGGGATCCAGACCCCGAGGCTCGTCTCACGGCAGACTGTGCTCTAATGAGACTCAAGGAACTGCTAACGATGGCACATGCGCCGTGA